In a genomic window of Quercus lobata isolate SW786 chromosome 4, ValleyOak3.0 Primary Assembly, whole genome shotgun sequence:
- the LOC115987593 gene encoding uncharacterized protein LOC115987593 isoform X1 has protein sequence MRISSSVASSSSAYFLKASYSHCFRKQFRASLATNKTSDQSTMEKHSQGNQIDEVCSKEACDFKSRKHNSDAIIPHILHLYGSCATPQDFEIYAHNASFEDPLMCANGMKQIKSAFYSLSKVFSESRIVEYSIKENVISPGKQEILIDNKQHYKFLGKEIDIISLIKLHVVDGKVVRHEDWWDKKPIWNRETSKLPLVGRIAEVTRKGSMLATHAIMRFGKDPTN, from the exons ATGAGAATATCCTCTTCcgtagcttcttcttcttctgcttatTTCCTGAAAGCCTCTTACTCTCATTGTTTTCGGAAGCAATTCAGAGCTTCTTTAGCTACCAACAAAACCTCGGATCAATCCACCATGGAGAAACACTCACAAGGTA ATCAGATAGATGAAGTGTGTTCCAAGGAAGCATGCGACTTCAAGTCAAGAAAACACAATTCTGATGCTATCATTCCTCACATTCTGCACCT TTATGGATCTTGTGCAACACCTCAGGACTTTGAAATCTACGCTCACAATGCTTCTTTTGAGGATCCACTCATGTGTGCTAATGG GATGAAGCAGATAAAATCAGCATTCTACTCACTTTCCAAG GTCTTTAGTGAATCAAGAATTGTGGAGTATAGCAtcaaagaaaatgtaatttctcCAGGAAAGCAAGAG ATATTAATTGACAACAAGCAACACTACAAGTTCTTGGGGAAAGAGATAGATATCATATCACTCATCAAGTTGCATGTTGTTGATGGGAAAGTTGTTCGCCATGAAGATTG GTGGGACAAGAAGCCTATTTGGAATAGGGAGACCTCAAAGCTGCCACTAGTTGGTCGAATTGCAGAAGTGACTCGCAAGGGTTCAATGCTGGCAACTCATGCAATTATGAGGTTTGGGAAGGATCCAACCAATTAA
- the LOC115987593 gene encoding uncharacterized protein LOC115987593 isoform X2, with product MRISSSVASSSSAYFLKASYSHCFRKQFRASLATNKTSDQSTMEKHSQDQIDEVCSKEACDFKSRKHNSDAIIPHILHLYGSCATPQDFEIYAHNASFEDPLMCANGMKQIKSAFYSLSKVFSESRIVEYSIKENVISPGKQEILIDNKQHYKFLGKEIDIISLIKLHVVDGKVVRHEDWWDKKPIWNRETSKLPLVGRIAEVTRKGSMLATHAIMRFGKDPTN from the exons ATGAGAATATCCTCTTCcgtagcttcttcttcttctgcttatTTCCTGAAAGCCTCTTACTCTCATTGTTTTCGGAAGCAATTCAGAGCTTCTTTAGCTACCAACAAAACCTCGGATCAATCCACCATGGAGAAACACTCACAAG ATCAGATAGATGAAGTGTGTTCCAAGGAAGCATGCGACTTCAAGTCAAGAAAACACAATTCTGATGCTATCATTCCTCACATTCTGCACCT TTATGGATCTTGTGCAACACCTCAGGACTTTGAAATCTACGCTCACAATGCTTCTTTTGAGGATCCACTCATGTGTGCTAATGG GATGAAGCAGATAAAATCAGCATTCTACTCACTTTCCAAG GTCTTTAGTGAATCAAGAATTGTGGAGTATAGCAtcaaagaaaatgtaatttctcCAGGAAAGCAAGAG ATATTAATTGACAACAAGCAACACTACAAGTTCTTGGGGAAAGAGATAGATATCATATCACTCATCAAGTTGCATGTTGTTGATGGGAAAGTTGTTCGCCATGAAGATTG GTGGGACAAGAAGCCTATTTGGAATAGGGAGACCTCAAAGCTGCCACTAGTTGGTCGAATTGCAGAAGTGACTCGCAAGGGTTCAATGCTGGCAACTCATGCAATTATGAGGTTTGGGAAGGATCCAACCAATTAA
- the LOC115985345 gene encoding uncharacterized protein LOC115985345: MSNTETFLSFLITKLWQLRLYFYTLLRSPKHLILLYLVFLSMSRTIADFPPNPEDGELWIPSDVLHEIVSTDIDDATYDHVGPAAIQPNLEQPHDSFLGTKPDGNGAIGSGVPASDGYASWDGAYPRVSGHIHQYDSFNPTQIQGFGKNGAPVFPGKQNNSWSVNAREEVNGFVAKSEGTGFFLPRFTNSSKGPKDTTGGGKKGQAANQKKRDNGKEAMENQEDSHQLSDELGLPKDWTY, translated from the exons ATGAGTAACACTgaaacttttctctcttttctcatcACAAAGCTTTGGCAGTTACGACTGTACTTTTATACACTGCTTCGAAGTCCTAAACACCTCAtccttttgtaccttgtttttCTGTCCATGTCTAGAACCATTGCCGACTTTCCTCCAAACCCTGAAGATGGAGAGCTCTGGATACCTTCTGATGTTTTACATGAAATTGTTTCTACTGACATTGATGATGCTACTTATGATCATGTTGGACCTGCTGCAATTCAGCCCAACTTGGAg CAACCTCATGACAGTTTCCTTGGTACTAAGCCAGATGGCAATGGTGCAATTGGTAGTGGAGTACCAGCTTCTGACGGTTACGCGTCTTGGGACGGTGCCTATCCTCGAGTTTCTGGCCATATTCACCAATATGATTCATTCAATCCAACTCAAATCCAG GGTTTTGGGAAAAATGGAGCTCCGGTTTTTCCTGGGAAACAAAACAACTCGTGGTCAGTGAATGCTAGAGAGGAAGTGAATGGCTTTGTTGCAAAATCTGAAGGAACTGGTTTCTTTCTTCCCCGTTTCACTAACTCTTCTAAGGGACCTAAAGATACAACAGGAG GCGGGAAGAAGGGGCAAGCAGCAAATCAAAAGAAACGCGACAACGGAAAGGAAGCTATGGAAAACCAGGAGGATTCTCATCAGCTTTCTGATGAGCTAGGTTTGCCAAAGGATTGGACATACTAA